From Mycolicibacterium nivoides, a single genomic window includes:
- a CDS encoding NAD(P)/FAD-dependent oxidoreductase: MSETADVVIVGGGLEGAAAAWSLSQRGVTDVTVLERNTVGSGMTGKSSGIVRCHYGVSSLAAMATVGLEVFEKAEQYFGTDIGFRQTGYVVGVGEPNVDNLRKSLAAQREVGVQTEEIDASEVAKLWPWADLEPFAAFGWEARGGYGDAYQTAQAFAVSARSAGVRIRQGANVTGLVLDGDRATGVELADGTRVSAGTVVLATGAWTRPFLTPYGVDVPIRVVREQIVTISPGVPIGAVPVFSDLVSLQYVRPELGGEILFGNSDLAHCEPADPDDYLNRATDGFIDLTVDKVGTRFPGFPDAAITGSYAGCYDVTPDWNPVISATGIDGLVVAAGFSGHGFKIAPAVGKLVADLVTEGRSSDPRIPETDFRLARFAEDNLLKSRYPYVGAGEMR; encoded by the coding sequence ATGAGCGAAACAGCGGATGTCGTCATCGTCGGCGGCGGCCTGGAGGGCGCGGCGGCGGCCTGGTCCCTGAGCCAACGCGGCGTCACCGATGTGACTGTCCTGGAGCGCAACACCGTCGGCTCCGGGATGACCGGGAAATCCAGCGGGATCGTGCGCTGCCACTACGGGGTCAGCTCGCTGGCCGCCATGGCCACGGTCGGCCTCGAGGTGTTCGAGAAAGCCGAGCAGTATTTCGGGACCGACATCGGTTTCCGGCAGACCGGCTATGTCGTCGGCGTCGGCGAGCCCAACGTCGACAACCTGCGCAAGAGCCTGGCCGCCCAGCGCGAGGTCGGGGTGCAGACCGAGGAGATCGACGCCTCCGAGGTGGCCAAGCTGTGGCCGTGGGCCGATCTGGAACCGTTCGCGGCCTTCGGCTGGGAGGCGCGCGGCGGGTACGGCGACGCCTACCAGACCGCGCAGGCGTTCGCGGTGTCGGCGAGGTCCGCCGGAGTGCGAATCCGCCAAGGCGCCAACGTGACCGGACTGGTGCTCGATGGAGACCGGGCAACCGGCGTCGAGCTGGCCGACGGCACAAGGGTTTCGGCGGGCACCGTTGTCTTGGCCACCGGCGCGTGGACCCGGCCGTTCCTGACCCCCTACGGCGTCGACGTGCCGATCAGGGTGGTTCGGGAGCAGATCGTCACCATCTCCCCAGGGGTGCCGATCGGAGCGGTCCCGGTGTTCTCCGACCTGGTGTCGCTGCAGTACGTGCGCCCCGAGCTGGGCGGGGAGATCCTGTTCGGCAACAGCGACCTGGCGCACTGCGAGCCTGCCGACCCGGACGACTACCTGAACCGGGCCACCGACGGCTTCATCGACCTGACCGTCGACAAGGTCGGTACCCGATTTCCCGGCTTCCCCGACGCGGCGATCACCGGCAGCTACGCCGGTTGCTACGACGTCACGCCGGACTGGAACCCCGTCATCTCCGCGACCGGGATCGACGGCCTGGTGGTGGCGGCCGGATTCAGCGGGCACGGCTTCAAGATCGCGCCGGCGGTCGGCAAGCTGGTCGCCGACCTGGTGACAGAGGGCCGCAGCTCCGACCCCCGGATACCCGAGACGGATTTCCGATTGGCCCGGTTCGCAGAGGACAATTTGCTCAAGAGCCGGTACCCGTACGTCGGGGCCGGGGAGATGCGATAG
- the glnT gene encoding type III glutamate--ammonia ligase has product MPSDLAALAEQSGTKFILALFVDLRGKPCAKLVPVESVELLATEGVGFAGYAVGAMGQEPKDPDLIAIPDPASFTPIPFIKEGLALVHCDPHVGGAPWPYAPRVILRGLIQRAADAGFEPWVGAEVEYFLLRRGADGTLATADAADTAAQPCYDARGVTRMYDHLTAISTAMNSLGWSNYANDHEDGNGQFEQNFEFSDALTTADRVITLRYLLSMIAAERDMVATFMPKPFSDRTGSGLHLHLSLTSAGTPVFPADADDRGLGLSETAYAFIGGILDHACALQSVVAPTVNSYKRTGATSTASGASWAPRKPSYGGNDRTHYIRVPDSQRVELRGGDGSANPYLAIAAALGAGLDGVKRSLDPGAVGAQGPAALPPTLLHAIECLETDPIVTGVLDVAGDGVASYFADVKREEFFAYHGTVTPWEIDQYLTAF; this is encoded by the coding sequence CGATCTCGCCGCCCTCGCCGAACAATCCGGCACCAAATTCATCCTCGCGCTGTTCGTCGACCTGCGCGGGAAGCCTTGCGCCAAACTGGTTCCCGTCGAATCGGTCGAGCTACTGGCCACCGAGGGCGTCGGGTTCGCCGGCTACGCCGTCGGCGCCATGGGCCAGGAGCCCAAAGACCCCGACCTGATCGCCATCCCCGATCCGGCTTCGTTCACTCCGATACCGTTCATCAAAGAGGGCCTGGCCCTGGTGCACTGCGACCCCCACGTCGGGGGCGCGCCGTGGCCGTACGCGCCGCGGGTCATCCTCAGGGGTCTGATCCAGCGCGCCGCCGACGCCGGATTCGAACCCTGGGTAGGCGCCGAGGTCGAGTACTTCCTGCTACGCCGCGGCGCCGACGGCACCCTGGCCACCGCCGACGCGGCGGACACGGCCGCCCAACCCTGTTACGACGCCCGCGGTGTCACCCGGATGTATGACCACCTCACCGCGATCTCCACCGCGATGAACTCACTCGGCTGGTCCAACTACGCCAACGACCACGAGGACGGCAACGGGCAGTTCGAGCAGAACTTCGAGTTCTCCGACGCACTGACCACCGCCGACCGGGTGATCACCCTGCGCTACCTGCTGTCGATGATCGCCGCCGAACGGGACATGGTGGCCACCTTCATGCCCAAGCCGTTCTCCGACCGCACCGGCAGCGGCCTGCACCTGCACCTGTCCTTGACCAGCGCCGGGACGCCGGTCTTCCCGGCCGACGCCGACGATCGGGGCCTGGGCCTGTCCGAGACGGCGTACGCGTTCATCGGCGGCATCCTCGACCACGCCTGCGCGCTGCAGTCCGTCGTCGCGCCAACCGTCAACTCCTACAAGCGAACCGGTGCCACCTCGACCGCATCGGGCGCCTCGTGGGCCCCTCGCAAGCCCAGCTACGGCGGCAACGACCGCACCCACTACATCCGGGTGCCGGACAGTCAACGCGTCGAGTTGCGCGGCGGCGACGGCTCGGCCAATCCGTATCTCGCGATCGCCGCGGCTCTGGGCGCCGGCCTCGACGGTGTCAAACGCAGCCTCGACCCGGGAGCCGTGGGCGCCCAGGGACCGGCGGCCCTGCCGCCCACGCTCCTGCACGCGATCGAATGCCTGGAGACCGATCCGATCGTCACGGGCGTGCTCGACGTCGCGGGCGACGGCGTCGCCTCCTACTTCGCCGACGTCAAACGCGAGGAATTCTTCGCCTACCACGGCACCGTCACGCCGTGGGAAATCGACCAATACCTGACGGCTTTCTGA
- a CDS encoding glutamine amidotransferase gives MCGIIGLHLRSPELYPRLGELLAAMLGEMSDRGADSAGIAVYGDPEWSPYGQGCVSITDVAETPELGPDVDVVQVDSTYLLSADMDSEELLSLARAAYPTALISGFGPDLAVLKGVGHPRALTEAWGLAKAQGWQGVGHTRMATESAVTPSGCHPYTVGPGQCLVHNGSFANHATIRRELRRAGVAFDSENDTEVGARFVAEQLAAGRDVATALKDLLAVFDGFYTLLVSDHDSFAVVRDAIACKPAVIAETPDWVAMASEYRALAGLPGVEQARIWEPEPEVVYAWTR, from the coding sequence GTGTGTGGAATCATCGGGCTGCACCTGCGTAGCCCCGAGCTGTACCCGCGCCTCGGCGAACTGCTCGCCGCGATGCTGGGCGAGATGTCCGATCGCGGTGCCGACTCGGCGGGGATCGCGGTCTACGGAGACCCGGAGTGGTCGCCGTACGGGCAGGGCTGCGTCTCGATCACGGATGTCGCGGAGACACCCGAACTGGGGCCGGATGTGGATGTGGTGCAGGTGGATTCGACCTACCTGCTGTCGGCCGACATGGACTCCGAGGAGCTGCTGAGCCTGGCACGGGCGGCCTACCCGACCGCTTTGATCTCCGGGTTCGGCCCTGATCTGGCGGTGCTCAAAGGGGTCGGTCATCCGCGCGCCCTCACCGAAGCTTGGGGCCTGGCCAAGGCCCAGGGCTGGCAGGGCGTCGGGCATACCCGGATGGCCACCGAGTCCGCGGTGACGCCGTCGGGCTGCCATCCGTACACCGTCGGCCCCGGACAGTGCCTGGTGCACAACGGGTCTTTCGCCAACCACGCCACCATCCGCCGCGAGCTGCGCCGGGCCGGTGTGGCGTTCGACAGCGAGAACGACACCGAGGTGGGCGCCCGGTTCGTGGCCGAACAGCTGGCCGCCGGCCGCGATGTGGCGACCGCATTGAAAGACCTCCTCGCAGTCTTTGATGGCTTCTACACACTTCTGGTCTCCGATCACGACTCGTTCGCGGTGGTGCGTGACGCCATCGCCTGCAAGCCCGCGGTGATCGCCGAAACCCCCGACTGGGTGGCGATGGCCAGTGAGTACCGCGCCCTGGCCGGGCTACCCGGGGTCGAACAGGCACGCATTTGGGAACCGGAACCGGAGGTGGTCTACGCATGGACACGCTGA
- a CDS encoding FMN-binding glutamate synthase family protein gives MRESATFDRSTIADIQRAAETGIYDIRGWGAKRRLPHFDDLLFLGASMSRYPLEGYRERCGTDVILGDRHAKHPLHLDIPVTIAGMSFGALSGPAKEALGRGASEAGTSTTTGDGGMTPEERGQSKHLVYQYLPSRYGMNPDDLRKADAIEVVLGQGAKPGGGGMLLGQKISPRVAQMRTLPEGIDQRSACRHPDWTGPDDLTIKINELREITDWEKPIYVKVGATRTYYDVKLAVHAGADVVVVDGMQGGTAATQEVFIEHVGIPTLAAVPQAVQALQELDVHRKVQLIVSGGIRSGADVAKALALGADAVAIGTAALIALGDNHPRYAAEYEKLGSAAGFYDDFQDGRDPAGITTQDPELAARFDPVEGGRRLANYLRVLTMEAQTIARACGKAHVCHLEPEDLVAVTIEAAAMARVPLAGTNWIPGA, from the coding sequence ATGCGCGAATCCGCCACCTTCGATCGATCCACGATCGCCGACATCCAGCGCGCCGCCGAGACCGGCATCTACGACATCCGCGGTTGGGGGGCCAAACGCCGACTACCGCATTTTGACGACCTGCTGTTCCTGGGTGCGTCGATGTCGCGCTACCCCTTGGAGGGCTACCGGGAACGCTGCGGCACCGATGTCATCCTCGGTGACCGGCACGCCAAACATCCTCTGCACCTGGATATCCCGGTCACCATCGCAGGCATGAGCTTCGGCGCGCTGTCCGGGCCGGCCAAGGAGGCCCTGGGCCGCGGGGCCAGCGAGGCCGGCACGTCGACCACCACCGGAGACGGGGGCATGACGCCCGAGGAGCGCGGGCAGAGCAAGCACCTGGTGTACCAGTACCTGCCCTCGCGCTACGGGATGAACCCCGACGACCTGCGCAAGGCCGACGCCATCGAGGTGGTGCTCGGCCAGGGCGCCAAGCCCGGCGGCGGCGGAATGCTGTTGGGACAGAAGATCTCCCCGCGGGTCGCCCAGATGCGCACGCTGCCCGAGGGCATCGACCAGCGCAGCGCGTGCCGTCACCCGGACTGGACCGGCCCGGACGATCTGACCATCAAGATCAACGAGCTGCGGGAGATCACCGACTGGGAGAAACCCATCTACGTCAAGGTCGGGGCCACCCGCACCTATTACGACGTGAAGCTGGCCGTGCACGCCGGGGCCGACGTGGTGGTGGTCGACGGCATGCAGGGCGGCACGGCCGCCACCCAGGAGGTGTTCATCGAGCACGTCGGCATCCCGACCCTGGCCGCGGTGCCGCAGGCGGTGCAGGCCCTGCAGGAACTGGACGTACACCGGAAAGTTCAGTTGATCGTGAGCGGCGGCATCCGCTCGGGCGCCGACGTGGCCAAGGCGCTGGCGCTGGGCGCCGACGCGGTCGCGATCGGCACCGCCGCACTGATCGCGCTGGGCGACAACCACCCCCGCTACGCCGCCGAGTACGAGAAGCTCGGCAGCGCAGCCGGTTTCTACGACGACTTCCAGGACGGACGCGATCCGGCCGGCATCACCACCCAGGACCCTGAGCTGGCCGCCCGGTTCGACCCGGTCGAGGGCGGCCGACGCTTGGCCAACTACCTGCGCGTGCTGACCATGGAAGCCCAGACCATCGCCCGGGCCTGCGGCAAGGCCCATGTCTGCCACCTGGAGCCCGAGGACCTGGTGGCAGTGACCATCGAGGCCGCGGCGATGGCGCGGGTTCCGCTGGCCGGCACGAACTGGATTCCAGGCGCATGA
- a CDS encoding protein glxC → MDTLIGYDLRTTPLREVNAALHQPGVEGDYVIAHPDGAHNVAVGLNAPVRVTVEGHVGYYAAGMNQFAEVTINGNAGTGVAENMMSGTVRVTGNASQSAGATAHGGLLVIEGDAAARCGISMKGVDIVVGGSIGHMSAFMAQAGRLVVRGDAGEALGDSIYEARIYVRGEVTSLGADCIAKPMRAEHRAELAELLTASGFCDDDTSDYTRYGSARNLYHFHVDNASEY, encoded by the coding sequence ATGGACACGCTGATTGGATACGACTTGCGCACAACGCCTCTGCGTGAGGTCAACGCGGCGCTGCATCAGCCGGGCGTGGAGGGTGACTACGTCATCGCGCACCCCGACGGTGCGCACAATGTGGCCGTCGGCCTCAACGCGCCGGTGCGCGTGACGGTCGAAGGCCACGTCGGCTACTACGCGGCCGGGATGAACCAGTTCGCCGAGGTGACCATCAACGGCAATGCCGGCACCGGGGTGGCCGAGAACATGATGAGCGGCACGGTGCGGGTCACCGGAAACGCCTCGCAGTCAGCGGGTGCCACCGCGCACGGCGGACTGCTGGTCATCGAAGGGGACGCCGCCGCACGCTGCGGCATCTCGATGAAGGGCGTGGACATCGTGGTGGGCGGCAGCATCGGCCACATGAGCGCGTTCATGGCCCAGGCCGGACGGCTGGTGGTGCGCGGCGACGCCGGCGAGGCGCTGGGCGATTCGATCTATGAGGCCCGCATCTATGTGCGCGGCGAGGTGACTTCGCTGGGTGCGGACTGCATCGCCAAGCCGATGCGCGCCGAGCACCGCGCCGAACTCGCGGAGTTGTTGACAGCCAGTGGTTTCTGCGACGACGACACCTCCGATTACACCCGCTACGGCTCGGCCCGAAACCTCTACCACTTCCACGTCGACAACGCGAGTGAGTACTGA
- a CDS encoding helix-turn-helix domain-containing protein: MSDLPLLRNTGTARDRDPNEPVEELEFEAAIGRNVRQLRQQHGLTVAEMAARVGISKAMLSKIENAQTSCSLSTLALLAKGLDVPVTSLFRGADVERPAAFVKAGTGPEIVRNGTKQGHEYQLLSSLRGEHKRLECLHVTLTEKSQTYPLFQHPGTEFIYMLEGVMDYSHSRSVYRLQPGDSLQIDGEGAHGPVDLIELPIRFLSVIAFPDSQV, translated from the coding sequence GTGAGCGACCTGCCGCTGCTCCGCAACACCGGCACAGCTCGCGACCGTGATCCGAACGAACCGGTCGAGGAACTGGAATTCGAGGCGGCGATCGGGCGCAATGTGCGTCAACTGCGTCAGCAGCACGGGCTGACCGTGGCCGAGATGGCCGCCCGGGTGGGCATCTCCAAGGCGATGCTGTCCAAGATCGAGAACGCCCAGACCTCGTGCAGCCTGTCGACCCTGGCCCTGCTCGCGAAGGGCCTCGATGTTCCGGTCACCAGTCTGTTCCGCGGGGCCGACGTCGAGCGTCCGGCGGCATTCGTCAAGGCGGGCACAGGTCCGGAGATCGTGCGCAACGGCACCAAACAGGGCCATGAGTATCAATTGCTCAGCTCCCTGCGCGGGGAGCACAAGCGGCTGGAATGCCTGCACGTCACGCTGACCGAGAAGAGCCAGACGTACCCGCTGTTCCAGCATCCGGGCACCGAGTTCATCTACATGCTCGAGGGCGTCATGGACTACAGCCACAGCCGTTCGGTGTATCGGCTGCAACCTGGCGACTCGCTGCAGATAGACGGGGAAGGCGCCCACGGACCGGTCGACCTGATCGAACTGCCGATCCGGTTCCTGTCGGTGATCGCCTTCCCCGATTCGCAGGTGTGA